The DNA window GAGTACCGCGGAACTGGCGTACCGCCTCGGCAACAGCCATATCGCAACCGTGAGTTATGGAACGGAGCGTGGTGGACTGGTATGCACGAGCGGTATCTGTCGCGAAGTGCTGCCATTCGACGGCGTACGAGTTTCCCTGCTATCGCAGTTGTAACAAGAACGCGGGAAGTCCCGCATGACAGTTTTGACGCGGCCGTGCCATATGCGAAACACGCATATGGCCGAGCCGCTGTCTAGGGTTAGAATATAGAAGCCAATGCAAAAAGAAATTATTATCAATGCCACGAACGACACGCAACGTATCGCGATTGTCGAAGAAGGCAAGCTCGCTGAGCTCTTTGTCGAGAGCGAGGAGAAAGAGCGCATGGTCGGTGACATATACTTCGGCACCGTTGCCAAGGTCATGGCCGGCATACAGGCATCATTTATCGATATCGGCCTCGAGCAGGACGCCTTCCTGCATTTCTCCGATGTTGGTGATGCGTTTCGCGAATACAGTGCAATCACGGGTGACGAGGACGGGGTTGACGATATCACCGACGACGAAGAGGACGATAGCGGAAAGAAAAAAGACCAGCGACGCCGTCCCCGCCGCAGCAGGCGTCCTCCTTCCCAGGTGCAGCTGACACGGGGACAGGAGATTGTCGTTCAGATCTTCAAGGAGCCGGTGGGAAACAAGGGCGTCCGTGTCACGACGGAAGTGGCGCTTCCCGGACGCTTTATCGTTCTGATGCCCTTCGACAATAAAATCGGTGTTTCACGCAAGATTCAGAACTTCAAGGAAAAGCGCCGACTTCGTCGACTCGTCCGGTCGATTCTCCCGAGCGGTTACGGTGTCATCATTCGCACGGTGGCCGAAGGAAAGTCGGAGGACGTATTGCGTGCCGATCTGGAAGGTCTCATTCAGAGCTGGCGCGAGATCGAGCGCAACATCAAGAAATCTTCGCCTCCCACGCTGCTGTACAAGGATATGAATACGTCCAGCAGCACCATGCGGGATCTTTTTTCCGAAGACGTCACGCGGGTTGCGGTCGATTCCCGCAAGATGTACCGGGAGATTCGCGCGTACCTGAACCTGGTCGCGCCGCATAAAGTGGACGTGCTGGAGCTGCACAACGCCCGCGAGCCGATTTTCGACAAGTACGAAATCGAGAAACAGATACAGCAGTCGATGAGCCGCAAGGTGTGGCTCAAGAGCGGAGGTTACCTGATCATTGAACATACCGAGGCGATGAAAGTCATTGATGTCAACTCGGGTCGCTACGCTGCGAAAAGGGAGCAGGAGCTCAACTCCATGCGCACGAATATCGAAGCGGCCCGCGAGATTGCGCGTCAGGTGCGGCTCCGTGATCTCGGCGGCATTCTCGTGATCGATTTCATCGATCTGCTGCAGGAAGAAAATCGTAAGAAACTCTATGATGAAATGCGCCGCGAAATGCGCCGCGACAGGGCGAAATTCACCATCCTCCCGATCACCGAATTCGGGCTCATGCAGATCACACGTCAGCGCGTGCGCGAGAGCGTGCAGATGTCCGTCAGCGAAACCTGTCCCACTTGCTCAGGGACAGGCCGCGTACTCTCGAAAACCTCGCTCCTCACACAGATCGAACGCTGGATGCGCCGCTTCCGTGTCAAGAGCAAGGAACTGCGCTTGACGCTCGAAGTGCATCCGACGATGGCGTCTTTTCTCACCGATGGAGCATTTTCGCATATCTCCCGCCTGATGCTCAAGTATTTTGCGCGCATCAAAGTCGTCGGGGATCACACGCTGCCTGTGGATGAATTCCGCATGATATCGCGCCGCAAAAACCGCGATATCACCAAGGAATTCATGCTCTGAGACGGCTCCCCCGGCCCCCGATGCTGAAGGTGGGGTAACTTGTTGTAATCAAACGCTTTCCAGCGAGAAAGACCGGTGGATTCCCATCGGTTTTTTTCGTATCTTTCAACGATGAATACAACATCGCAGGGAAGGACGCATACGCCCCGGATCACGCGGCAGCTTCCTTCCGTGAGCGCGACATTAATCCCCGCTACATAAGAGCATACTTCCGGAGGACTTCATGAAATTTTCCGCAGTGAGCAGCGATCTGCACAAGGCGCTTTCGAAAATCATCAGCGTCGTTCCGACGAAATCGACTCTGCCCATACTCGAAAACGTGCTGTTCGAACTGGCAGGAAATGAGCTGCGGCTCACCGCGAGTGATCTCGAAATTTCCATGACCGTCGCCCTGCAGGTCGGCGGAGAGGAAGATGGTAAAGTTGCCGTTCCCGCAAAGAAGCTGAACGAAACGCTGCGCGCGCTTTCGAGTACGGACATGATGTTCTCCGCCGACGAGACGAATCACCGGATTTCACTGAAGACTGACCAGGGTGAATACAAGATGGCCGGTGAAGGCGCCACGAATTTCCCGGAAGCCGAGGGCATTCAGGAGGAATTTTCCCTGCAGCTGCAGACCGATCTGCTGCGCAGCATCATCGCGCGTACCGTGTACGCCGTTAGCACCGACGACCTTCGCCCCTCCATGATGGGTGTGCTCTTCCAGTGGAAAGGGGAAGAGTTTTACGCCGTGGCGACTGATGGCCATCGCCTCGTACGCATCAAGCATGCCGGTGTGATCGCCGAAGCCAATACCGAAGGCAACCGCGACGTCATTATTCCCGCCAAAGCGCTGAACATTGTGTCGAAGTCCCTCGGTGACGGAGAGGTGAGCGTCGTTTTCGGACGCAGCAACGTGCGTTTTACCTTCGGAGAAATGACACTGATCAGCCGCATCATCGACGAGCGCTACCCGAATTACGAAAGCGTCATCCCACTTGAAAACGACAAGCAGCTTGCCGTCAATCGCAATGCCCTGATCGCCGCCGTGCAGCGCTGTTCAATTTTTTCCAATGCCATTACCAATCAGATTCGCTTCTCCGTTTCGAAAGAAGAGCTGCGTGTTTCCGCCGAGGATGTCGACTTCGGTGGTGAAGCGCGGGAGTCTGTCTCCGCTGCATTTTCGGTGGACGAGGAACTGGAGATCGGTTTCAATGCGCGGTATATCACCGAAGCGCTGCAGCATCTCGGAACGGAGGAAGTGGACTTTTATTTCAGCGCGCCGACGCGTGCAGGACTGATCCAACCCAAAGAACAGCAGGATGATATCGAGATACTGATGCTCGTCATGCCGCTGAGATTGAATGCCTGAACATGATTCTCAACCGTCTGCGTATAATTCAATTACGTAATCACGGGCATACGGAAATCGATTGTCCCGAAGGGACACTACTCCTTCTCGGTGAAAACGGGGCGGGAAAGACGACGGTGCTCGAGGCGGTGTCGTTTCTCTGCTCATCACGCAGCTTCGTCTCGCATCAGGACAGGGGATTGGTGCAGAAGGACAGCGACTATTTTCGCCTTGAAGGCAGCTTCACGTCAGGGGGAGGCAGCCGTCGCGAGGTTTCCGTCACCTATACGACAGATCCCGGTCGCAAACAGATTGAGCTCGACAACACTGCACTGCCGTCTTCATCTGACCTGATCGGCCAATTCCCGATCGTGTCACTCTCACCGCAGCATCGTCCGATAACTTCCGGTGGTCCGGGCGAACGCCGCAGCTTCATCGATTTCATCATCTCGCAGGTGCAGCATCGCTACCTGATGGATTTGCTTGCGTACAGGCGCACACTGCGTCAGCGCAACGCGTTGCTTTCCGACATGGAGCGGCGTCCCGCAGACATTCGCGCCACGCTCGAAGCCTGGGACGCATCCCTCGCCGAAGTCGCGGTGCGTATCATGCAGCGGCGGACGGCATTTATCGAAGAATTTATCCCCTACTTCCAGGCATCGATGCAGGGTGTGATCGGCGACCGGGAACAGGTGACGCTGCGTTATCGTGCGACGGCGGACCTCGACCTGCGTACGAGCGATGCCGTCGCGGCGTATCGCAGTTTGCTTGCGCGACGGTTTCAGACTGATCTGCGCCGGGGGAGTACGACCGTCGGGCCCCATCGCGACGACATGGATATTCTGCTCAACGGACTCGATGTGCGCGCACAGGCCTCGCAGGGACAGCACAAAACCGTGCTTATCGCACTCAAGCTGGCCGAGCACCGTTACCTCGACTCGCATCTCGATGAGGCACCAATCCTGCTGCTCGACGATGTGTTCAGTGAACTGGATGATGACAGGCTGGCGCATGTGCTCGAGCTGGTCGAGGGAGTGGGACAGACCTTTATCACTTCCGCCAATGCGGGCACGCTGCAGCATTTCGCGGGTGCACACTCCAGGAATTTGACCCTGCGCATTGAAGCCGGCAAGGTGTCGAGACTGGCGGAAGTCGCATGAGTACCCCCTGGAAGACATCGCCGCTCGGTGCTGCGCTGCAGCGCGTTCTCGAGCAGCAGGGCATGACGCGAAAAATCCGCGAACAGGAAGTACTGCTGCGCTGGGAAGAACTCGTCGGAACAGCCATCGCCAACCACGCGCAGGCCCAGCGACTGCACAAGGGTGTGCTGTGGGTTGAAGTTACCGATGCCGCCTGGCGACAGGAACTGCAGCTTATGCGTACGGAACTGATACGCCGCATCAATACGTCGCTTGGCGACGATATCGTCACGGAGCTGCGCCTGAGATGACGAACACAGAGACGATGGCCACGACGGGGCAGGATACGATTGCCGCGATTGCGACACCACCGGGGACGTCCGGCATCGCCGTCATCCGCATTTCGGGTGATGGCGCCGTGGACCTCGCTGCCCGGGTATTTGA is part of the bacterium genome and encodes:
- a CDS encoding Rne/Rng family ribonuclease, with amino-acid sequence MQKEIIINATNDTQRIAIVEEGKLAELFVESEEKERMVGDIYFGTVAKVMAGIQASFIDIGLEQDAFLHFSDVGDAFREYSAITGDEDGVDDITDDEEDDSGKKKDQRRRPRRSRRPPSQVQLTRGQEIVVQIFKEPVGNKGVRVTTEVALPGRFIVLMPFDNKIGVSRKIQNFKEKRRLRRLVRSILPSGYGVIIRTVAEGKSEDVLRADLEGLIQSWREIERNIKKSSPPTLLYKDMNTSSSTMRDLFSEDVTRVAVDSRKMYREIRAYLNLVAPHKVDVLELHNAREPIFDKYEIEKQIQQSMSRKVWLKSGGYLIIEHTEAMKVIDVNSGRYAAKREQELNSMRTNIEAAREIARQVRLRDLGGILVIDFIDLLQEENRKKLYDEMRREMRRDRAKFTILPITEFGLMQITRQRVRESVQMSVSETCPTCSGTGRVLSKTSLLTQIERWMRRFRVKSKELRLTLEVHPTMASFLTDGAFSHISRLMLKYFARIKVVGDHTLPVDEFRMISRRKNRDITKEFML
- the dnaN gene encoding DNA polymerase III subunit beta, whose product is MKFSAVSSDLHKALSKIISVVPTKSTLPILENVLFELAGNELRLTASDLEISMTVALQVGGEEDGKVAVPAKKLNETLRALSSTDMMFSADETNHRISLKTDQGEYKMAGEGATNFPEAEGIQEEFSLQLQTDLLRSIIARTVYAVSTDDLRPSMMGVLFQWKGEEFYAVATDGHRLVRIKHAGVIAEANTEGNRDVIIPAKALNIVSKSLGDGEVSVVFGRSNVRFTFGEMTLISRIIDERYPNYESVIPLENDKQLAVNRNALIAAVQRCSIFSNAITNQIRFSVSKEELRVSAEDVDFGGEARESVSAAFSVDEELEIGFNARYITEALQHLGTEEVDFYFSAPTRAGLIQPKEQQDDIEILMLVMPLRLNA
- a CDS encoding DNA replication/repair protein RecF, which encodes MILNRLRIIQLRNHGHTEIDCPEGTLLLLGENGAGKTTVLEAVSFLCSSRSFVSHQDRGLVQKDSDYFRLEGSFTSGGGSRREVSVTYTTDPGRKQIELDNTALPSSSDLIGQFPIVSLSPQHRPITSGGPGERRSFIDFIISQVQHRYLMDLLAYRRTLRQRNALLSDMERRPADIRATLEAWDASLAEVAVRIMQRRTAFIEEFIPYFQASMQGVIGDREQVTLRYRATADLDLRTSDAVAAYRSLLARRFQTDLRRGSTTVGPHRDDMDILLNGLDVRAQASQGQHKTVLIALKLAEHRYLDSHLDEAPILLLDDVFSELDDDRLAHVLELVEGVGQTFITSANAGTLQHFAGAHSRNLTLRIEAGKVSRLAEVA
- a CDS encoding DUF721 domain-containing protein translates to MSTPWKTSPLGAALQRVLEQQGMTRKIREQEVLLRWEELVGTAIANHAQAQRLHKGVLWVEVTDAAWRQELQLMRTELIRRINTSLGDDIVTELRLR